The Primulina eburnea isolate SZY01 chromosome 8, ASM2296580v1, whole genome shotgun sequence genome contains a region encoding:
- the LOC140839463 gene encoding calmodulin-binding protein 25-like, protein MEQLWQVRPVIGDAWISDLFAKENETLTRALHKTFESPYSEELFPAEMVESLFAIPEMTPVTTPTVSGGSENEALTTKQRPSIAPTGRITKRKPRASKRATTTFITADPSNFRQMVQQVTGVNFGGLNGNLPFPPLLKPEPYRLMSRVNPGMDLTAVDPSAFILDGAGGSLVSHLAPPPSSTADGGAAAGTGLDFDSFCGFPTLESWKVM, encoded by the coding sequence ATGGAGCAGCTATGGCAGGTACGCCCGGTGATTGGTGACGCTTGGATTTCGGACTTATTTGCCAAGGAGAATGAGACGCTAACTAGAGCTCTGCATAAGACCTTTGAGTCACCGTACAGCGAAGAGTTGTTCCCTGCCGAAATGGTCGAGTCTCTCTTCGCCATTCCCGAAATGACACCCGTCACGACGCCCACGGTCTCCGGTGGATCGGAAAACGAAGCGCTCACCACCAAGCAGCGCCCGAGCATAGCTCCCACGGGTAGGATAACAAAGCGGAAGCCACGCGCGTCGAAGCGTGCGACAACGACGTTCATCACGGCGGATCCCTCGAATTTCAGGCAGATGGTGCAGCAGGTGACCGGCGTGAACTTCGGCGGCTTGAACGGGAATCTTCCTTTCCCACCGTTGCTGAAGCCTGAGCCGTATAGGCTGATGAGCCGAGTTAACCCGGGCATGGACTTGACCGCTGTTGACCCGTCGGCGTTTATCCTAGACGGCGCTGGTGGGTCTCTGGTGTCCCATCTCGCTCCTCCGCCGTCATCCACCGCTGATGGCGGAGCAGCGGCTGGGACTGGGCTTGACTTTGACTCTTTTTGTGGGTTCCCGACTCTGGAGTCCTGGAAAGTTATGTAA
- the LOC140837920 gene encoding probable serine/threonine-protein kinase PBL5, producing MRPSNILVTHDFQPPISYYGLAINQYEALGQSSETTVLKTFEYLAPEFQETGIDLSKADVFSFGVVLLELITGRKTIEDTDGQTFLRWARPLVRKKKYMELIDPILQDSVDLYQLYWIIRVAEKCLNWDPKSRYSIKKVVMALRDVINRCSVEDFSPTESELMAW from the exons ATGAGGCCTAGTAACATCCTCGTTACTCATGATTTTCAACCACCG ATTTCTTACTACGGACTCGCCATAAACCAATATGAAGCCCTGGGCCAGTCTTCTGAGACGACGGTGTTAAAGACTTTCGAATACCTGGCACCAGAATTTCAAGAAACCGGGATAGACTTGAGTAAAGCTGATGTATTTTCTTTCGGTGTCGTTCTTTTGGAGCTGATAACCGGTAGAAAGACTATTGAAGATACTGATGGGCAAACTTTCTTGAGATGG gctagACCATTGGTAAGGAAAAAGAAATACATGGAACTGATTGATCCAATCCTGCAAGATTCTGTGGATCTTTACCAGCTATACTGGATAATTCGTGTGGCCGAAAAATGTCTAAATTGGGATCCCAAGAGCAGATACTCGATAAAGAAG GTGGTGATGGCTCTAAGAGACGTTATTAATCGCTGTAGCGTCGAAGATTTCTCCCCAACTGAATCTGAACTAATGGCATGGTAG